In Helianthus annuus cultivar XRQ/B chromosome 3, HanXRQr2.0-SUNRISE, whole genome shotgun sequence, a single window of DNA contains:
- the LOC110929303 gene encoding uncharacterized protein LOC110929303 isoform X1 — protein MVSSEVFIFTDFLDSKAMLRGSKKAKTSGQGSSSGAGSGSGVYQRRWEQLSNVEEGDGQLERQDWAWEEAKNSGSASKWKEEKTKALSRYKNKKLEAKMWKMKMVTGISKPVPDRAVCERTVDIEEFRKIGIVQRFEKLGWERVIDWCDDITNRVYLAAVCEWLSTLRFEHSDRPAHMWKLIGNIGKNQMVMSFEHMNAIARFDSLGVDAYDYYEYDQFLDNKRNDADPVTLLEDTLPGSGGSGNARADLSLMGKILQGISLENIMVRFGDRGTVKAPDCRVVRALLYGTPKLSWRQIVMINTWDTRESFKRKMIPYPRLISAMILQQNALPQDSLWVSKPIDQFNFASMRRHWNITVKSFGHLHTVEDDQGDSYRFNDEEVDEEGEEEGGDEEMPDVEEDIDPSGPWGPRRRYRKKHREISANVADFVNQRQIPSYRLWNRADQGIYDNVSAGIGEAREYHASRKEWEEAQGAYSQQQWGFQSSFRERVEKQLEEQQLQHALQQSQMERMIQLQEEERAHRQAWEEEDARRRNAQAELDQRRWGALAFSNQMAINNFKVLHDQERHQRDYQAGLPYAEHSGWTDYPNLPHPRGPADPIPHWPEAVGSSFVPMPYQPPPQQESSPLDNYRDMLEALTGYPYQPNPPVNPNERYQR, from the exons ATGGTGTCGTCTGAGGTGTTTATTTTCACCGATTTTTTGGACTCCAAAG CCATGTTGCGTGGGAGCAAAAAGGCAAAGACCTCCGGTCAAGGTTCATCTTCGGGAGCCGGTTCGGGCTCTGGGGTTTATCAAAGACGATGGGAACAACTTAGTAATGTAGAAGAAGGCGATGGTCAACTTGAAAGACAAGATTGGGCTTGGGAAGAGGCGAAGAATAGTGGGTCGGCTTCGAAATGGAAGGAAGAGAAAACAAAGGCTCTTTCTAGATACAAGAACAAGAAGTTGGAAGCCAAGATGTGGAAGATGAAAATGGTTACGGGCATTTCGAAACCCGTACCTGACAGGGCGGTTTGTGAACGTACGGTGGATATCGAAGAGTTTAGGAAGATTGGGATAGTGCAGAGGTTCGAGAAACTCGGTTGGGAGCGAGTGATTGATTGGTGTGATGACATTACCAATCGGGTATACTTGGCGGCAGTTTGTGAGTGGCTATCCACTCTTCGTTTTGAACATTCCGATAGACCAGCCCATATGTGGAAGTTGATTGGAAACATTGGGAAAAATCAAATGGTGATGTCCTTCGAGCATATGAATGCTATAGCGAGGTTTGACTCGCTTGGGGTCGATGCATACGATTATTATGAGTATGATCAGTTTTTGGATAACAAGAGGAATGATGCTGACCCAGTGACTCTCTTGGAGGATACATTACCCGGTTCTGGGGGTTCAGGTAATGCAAGGGCAGATTTGTCTCTGATGGGAAAAATATTGCAAGGTATCTCGTTGGAGAACATCATGGTACGGTTTGGAGACCGTGGGACGGTGAAGGCACCCGACTGTCGGGTGGTGCGTGCATTATTATATGGGACGCCCAAGCTCTCGTGGCGCCAAATTGTTATGATTAACACATGGGATACACGGGAATCATTTAAACGCAAAATGATTCCTTACCCAAGATTGATCAGCGCCATGATTCTCCAACAAAACGCATTACCTCAAGACTCACTATGGGTATCCAAACCCATTGATCAATTCAACTTTGCCTCTATGAGGCGACATTGGAATATAACCGTGAAATCCTTTGGGCATTTGCACACGGTTGAAGATGACCAAGGGGATAGCTATCGGTTCAACGACGAGGAGGTTGATGAAGAAGGTGAGGAAGAAGGGGGCGATGAGGAGATGCCCGATGTTGAGGAGGACATTGATCCTTCCGGTCCATGGGGACCGAGGCGTAGGTACCGAAAAAAGCATAGGGAAATCTCTGCCAATGTGGCAGATTTTGTGAATCAAAGACAAATACCGTCATATCGGTTGTGGAACCGTGCGGATCAAGGGATCTACGACAATGTGTCGGCAGGTATTGGTGAAGCAAGAGAGTACCATGCTAGTCGGAAAGAATGGGAAGAGGCGCAAGGGGCGTACTCTCAACAACAATGGGGTTTTCAATCATCTTTCCGCGAGAGGGTGGAAAAACAGTTGGAGGAACAACAACTGCAACATGCGTTACAACAATCTCAAATGGAACGCATGATACAGTTGCAAGAAGAGGAAAGGGCCCACAGACAAGCGTGGGAGGAAGAGGATGCTAGACGCCGGAATGCACAGGCAGAGTTGGACCAACGCCGATGGGGGGCGTTGGCTTTCTCCAATCAGATGGCAATCAACAATTTCAAGGTACTCCATGACCAAGAACGCCATCAACGAGATTATCAAGCCGGGCTTCCATATGCTGAACATTCGGGGTGGACTGATTACCCCAACCTTCCTCATCCGCGAGGGCCAGCCGATCCAATCCCTCACTGGCCCGAAGCAGTTGGCTCGAGTTTTGTTCCCATGCCATACCAACCGCCACCCCAACAAGAGTCAAGCCCGTTGGATAACTATAGGGATATGCTTGAGGCCCTTACTGGTTATCCGTACCAGCCGAACCCGCCCGTGAACCCCAATgagagatatcagcggtag
- the LOC110929303 gene encoding uncharacterized protein LOC110929303 isoform X2, producing MLRGSKKAKTSGQGSSSGAGSGSGVYQRRWEQLSNVEEGDGQLERQDWAWEEAKNSGSASKWKEEKTKALSRYKNKKLEAKMWKMKMVTGISKPVPDRAVCERTVDIEEFRKIGIVQRFEKLGWERVIDWCDDITNRVYLAAVCEWLSTLRFEHSDRPAHMWKLIGNIGKNQMVMSFEHMNAIARFDSLGVDAYDYYEYDQFLDNKRNDADPVTLLEDTLPGSGGSGNARADLSLMGKILQGISLENIMVRFGDRGTVKAPDCRVVRALLYGTPKLSWRQIVMINTWDTRESFKRKMIPYPRLISAMILQQNALPQDSLWVSKPIDQFNFASMRRHWNITVKSFGHLHTVEDDQGDSYRFNDEEVDEEGEEEGGDEEMPDVEEDIDPSGPWGPRRRYRKKHREISANVADFVNQRQIPSYRLWNRADQGIYDNVSAGIGEAREYHASRKEWEEAQGAYSQQQWGFQSSFRERVEKQLEEQQLQHALQQSQMERMIQLQEEERAHRQAWEEEDARRRNAQAELDQRRWGALAFSNQMAINNFKVLHDQERHQRDYQAGLPYAEHSGWTDYPNLPHPRGPADPIPHWPEAVGSSFVPMPYQPPPQQESSPLDNYRDMLEALTGYPYQPNPPVNPNERYQR from the coding sequence ATGTTGCGTGGGAGCAAAAAGGCAAAGACCTCCGGTCAAGGTTCATCTTCGGGAGCCGGTTCGGGCTCTGGGGTTTATCAAAGACGATGGGAACAACTTAGTAATGTAGAAGAAGGCGATGGTCAACTTGAAAGACAAGATTGGGCTTGGGAAGAGGCGAAGAATAGTGGGTCGGCTTCGAAATGGAAGGAAGAGAAAACAAAGGCTCTTTCTAGATACAAGAACAAGAAGTTGGAAGCCAAGATGTGGAAGATGAAAATGGTTACGGGCATTTCGAAACCCGTACCTGACAGGGCGGTTTGTGAACGTACGGTGGATATCGAAGAGTTTAGGAAGATTGGGATAGTGCAGAGGTTCGAGAAACTCGGTTGGGAGCGAGTGATTGATTGGTGTGATGACATTACCAATCGGGTATACTTGGCGGCAGTTTGTGAGTGGCTATCCACTCTTCGTTTTGAACATTCCGATAGACCAGCCCATATGTGGAAGTTGATTGGAAACATTGGGAAAAATCAAATGGTGATGTCCTTCGAGCATATGAATGCTATAGCGAGGTTTGACTCGCTTGGGGTCGATGCATACGATTATTATGAGTATGATCAGTTTTTGGATAACAAGAGGAATGATGCTGACCCAGTGACTCTCTTGGAGGATACATTACCCGGTTCTGGGGGTTCAGGTAATGCAAGGGCAGATTTGTCTCTGATGGGAAAAATATTGCAAGGTATCTCGTTGGAGAACATCATGGTACGGTTTGGAGACCGTGGGACGGTGAAGGCACCCGACTGTCGGGTGGTGCGTGCATTATTATATGGGACGCCCAAGCTCTCGTGGCGCCAAATTGTTATGATTAACACATGGGATACACGGGAATCATTTAAACGCAAAATGATTCCTTACCCAAGATTGATCAGCGCCATGATTCTCCAACAAAACGCATTACCTCAAGACTCACTATGGGTATCCAAACCCATTGATCAATTCAACTTTGCCTCTATGAGGCGACATTGGAATATAACCGTGAAATCCTTTGGGCATTTGCACACGGTTGAAGATGACCAAGGGGATAGCTATCGGTTCAACGACGAGGAGGTTGATGAAGAAGGTGAGGAAGAAGGGGGCGATGAGGAGATGCCCGATGTTGAGGAGGACATTGATCCTTCCGGTCCATGGGGACCGAGGCGTAGGTACCGAAAAAAGCATAGGGAAATCTCTGCCAATGTGGCAGATTTTGTGAATCAAAGACAAATACCGTCATATCGGTTGTGGAACCGTGCGGATCAAGGGATCTACGACAATGTGTCGGCAGGTATTGGTGAAGCAAGAGAGTACCATGCTAGTCGGAAAGAATGGGAAGAGGCGCAAGGGGCGTACTCTCAACAACAATGGGGTTTTCAATCATCTTTCCGCGAGAGGGTGGAAAAACAGTTGGAGGAACAACAACTGCAACATGCGTTACAACAATCTCAAATGGAACGCATGATACAGTTGCAAGAAGAGGAAAGGGCCCACAGACAAGCGTGGGAGGAAGAGGATGCTAGACGCCGGAATGCACAGGCAGAGTTGGACCAACGCCGATGGGGGGCGTTGGCTTTCTCCAATCAGATGGCAATCAACAATTTCAAGGTACTCCATGACCAAGAACGCCATCAACGAGATTATCAAGCCGGGCTTCCATATGCTGAACATTCGGGGTGGACTGATTACCCCAACCTTCCTCATCCGCGAGGGCCAGCCGATCCAATCCCTCACTGGCCCGAAGCAGTTGGCTCGAGTTTTGTTCCCATGCCATACCAACCGCCACCCCAACAAGAGTCAAGCCCGTTGGATAACTATAGGGATATGCTTGAGGCCCTTACTGGTTATCCGTACCAGCCGAACCCGCCCGTGAACCCCAATgagagatatcagcggtag